Sequence from the Halopelagius inordinatus genome:
GTGGTCCGCGAACCTCGAACAACCCGTCCACGCCGACGACAGAGAACTCGTGGTCCGGCAGGCGTTAGACGCCGTTTCTCACACGACGGCGGGGAACCACGTCAACCTCGTCACGCACGGCGACAACGGCCACCCGGAGACGTACCTCTACGAGGAACTCGAAGCGAGCGACCACGACGTAGAGTGGGAGTACGTCGAACGCTGCGGGTGCGGCGGCCACGTCAGTCGCGTCCGCGTTCGGGCCGACGAGGCGTAACCCTGCCACCGAACCGGACCCGCGTGGCGAACGACCGGCAGAGAACCGAGACGACAACCGGCAGACGGAGAGACAGATGAGTTCGAACCCCCTCGCGGACGCGTTCTCGCCGAACCCGGGGTCGGTGTTCGGCGTGTTGAACGACGACGACTGTCAGCGAATGGTCGAACGGATGGACCGCCCGATGACGGCCGACGAGATAGGCGACGCCTGCGGTCTACCTCGTTCGACGGTGTACCGGAAACTCGAACGACTCGTCGAAGCGAACCTCGCGGAGAAGCAACTTCGTCCGGGCGACGCGGCGACGTATCGACTCACCTTCGACCGAGTCGTCCTCTCGGTGGACGAC
This genomic interval carries:
- a CDS encoding CGCGG family putative rSAM-modified RiPP protein, translating into MSDAEHGEASESVEPVTDRVHDNSWSANLEQPVHADDRELVVRQALDAVSHTTAGNHVNLVTHGDNGHPETYLYEELEASDHDVEWEYVERCGCGGHVSRVRVRADEA
- a CDS encoding winged helix-turn-helix domain-containing protein, giving the protein MSSNPLADAFSPNPGSVFGVLNDDDCQRMVERMDRPMTADEIGDACGLPRSTVYRKLERLVEANLAEKQLRPGDAATYRLTFDRVVLSVDDGTDERELSVEVEQGAETAADQLADLWSEVRAERDGR